The Leptidea sinapis chromosome 24, ilLepSina1.1, whole genome shotgun sequence region GCATCAATAACTACTCCGTATAAATATGGGTCATATCGACTGATCTAATTCAATTATATTACAGCAACCGCAGCCGGACAGCTTGCCACCTGAGGGAAGTCCGAATAAAACTCAACCAGCGACTGATTGTAAACACAACGATGAGCTGCCGCAACCACTTGATAAGACATCCAAAGGTTTCATCATTTTGTCATTAGTTATGTCTCAGAATATCcgtcatcatcagctggaagacgtccactgctggacaaaggcctcccccaaatatttccacgacgatcggtcctacgctgccctcgtccaacgtattccggcgatctgaTCGCCGGTCCATCAACGGTCCGTCGaagtatgtgccctgcccaatgccacttcagtttcgtaatcatttgggctgatatttttttaaatcagaatATGTTTGTTgaaaattgtttcttttttttgttgATCAACTAAGGCTGAGCTAAGATAATCTATGGtagagtattgcatgatatatagattaagattattttttgttgttcggttgagttctcgtaacaggcttcgtcatgctcgcttaaatgtcactgcttgtggcggcgacatgagACGGTTCGtctccttccctaaaatatggttgagggaggcgatggctggctcatgcgtcatgctcgtgaaccggcttgtggtggcaggatgatcctgtcgCCGGAGGCTCGGCTTCGgattcttaaaagttaattACACAGAAAACCTTTaattatttacggtgtgtgaggatgatgcagctactgtactcaataacttttattttgtattaatatttaatttacatttacatttactttattgacatacttttttttttgacattcataagtgtcacttccgtgacctacgtgattaaagtgattttgatttgatttgagtcaATCGCAATGGGTAAATAAAGTTGATAAGTTAACCTTTTTTCATTATGCTTAAGTACTTTAAATATACcggtttgttataaataatggtcaagatattttttttacctatACAGCGGAAGAAACGGAGACCAAATGGAACGGAACCAATACAGAAATTTCTGCCGAGGATACTCTTAATGCATTATTCAATAGTAAAGTGGTGAAGGACAAACGGTCGGAACTGGCGCGGAAGTTAGACGCGCTGCGACGGAAACAGACGCGGAACAAACCAGCTGCCAAGTTCTTTGTGAAGAGGATATCGATTAAGAACATGTCAGTATTGTTATATGTTTTGGGCTTAGATCATTTTTATGTCTAAATAGGCTATGACAGCTttgaaaactttgaaaaaaattgagtggaaatccataatcatccaaatgtttttagttttatttacaggccaggtttaatactttagtgtgcgtgacaagctacgtcttacactcgcgatttgtattacACTTTGTCTTAGTGATGGACactattgctcaaaatagaggttaactctatatccaaatatttttagttttcttgagtgttactTCCGTCAATATTcctcttcaaacaattcgacacgtgtttcgcttctacacgaggcatcctcaggatatgTTGGCTCGGCAAGCTCTAGCACGAGACTGTTTTTATGGATTGTTTAACGTCAAGAGAATATCTAGACGTACAAACTGTTTAAGGTTTTGTGATTACTAAAAAGTCATAAacgtaacttttttttaattgattccaTTAATCTTATGACGTCAGTTAAATTACTTGTACCGCTGCGGAAACTAATGGCGTTCtgcgagagaagaagcggcgcaagaaattctcacattatattttttgcgCTCCTTTTCTACTATAGATAAAGTCATGATATATGATAAATTACAAGGTCgctcatatttattaaattatatattctttgatatTTGACCAGGGGTGACAACAGTGTAGTGAGCGAGGAAGGTAACCCTGGGGTCAGCAGCGGTGGTGGAGAGGAACGCGAGCTGCGGTTACGGTACCATCACCAGATCTACGCAGCGCTGGAGAAGAATCTCAGGAACCAACACCAACAGCAGATGAAGGCGCTCACGGTACCTATATAACtcaaacaatttgtaatgtttttaaagtgataacccttacttctggcattattacacaaataaaatttgaaaacaaaattttgtgaacgatgcgggtctcgaacccacgacatcATGAGTctatgacgatacgtcattcgaacggttagctcagtaggAAGAGCACTCATCGGTTCGCGAtaggtcgtggattcgagtactgtatcgttcataaaattttgttttcaaatttcatttccCATATAACTTATAGTATCCGAAAGCACATACTATCATTTCGCGAGGAGGGTGCTTAAATACAGTAGTTACCTTTAGCATTTCATGCATATtataaatcaatcaatcaaatcagaTCTATTCAATTTTTATGGGTGTAaaacttttgaagtgaaaatttctttagcggcgttgaacaCATTTTGGGtagggtataaaatgttaaactcgcgtcaggacacgtcaCCTAatcaaaaattcgtaagactgtcgttgaaattatggataaaagataatttttctgagagataaacttagTAATGTTAGTAATAATTGAAATCGATCTGAAGtgataattatgtaatattaattgtaatttttgtgtacgatagcccGATAATTGAATATTGTTTAACCACAttaatgctagtacttttatactgatgaataaagaaattcttgcgaaattattccctaaccattccaaaatattcaaaaatgcacaacattCACTTCTGTCGGCACTCCCGGGGTGCAACTCGTTTTTCTATCTTTTATGTATTGTTTCTGATAATGACTACTCTGAAAATGTTCTAGGACCTGCTAGACTCTGAAAAGAAGGAAATACTGAATCGATTGGCGAACTCCCGCAAGGAAGATGTGAAGGCACTCGCGAAGGAGACCATTCGGGATAAGGATGAGATACTTCGACGGAAGCGGGAAATACATACTCTCGTAAGAAATTTGTTTTACATAATCCATCAATGACGTGGTGTTGTAGTTAATAGGGTATatgtatgtaacttatatttagttgaaatattattttttcttatctttatcattatttatattatcttaaaaagttttttttttattaaatttgtgctgaataataaatattaacccccttattcataatagtctgctaacttaaagcattgctaattcattGGCACATGTAAATGATGTACACAGCACCAAAATCAATTAGAGAAAATTATGTGACGGTAGattgaaatttttttgttaacgAAACGCGTCACAGTTCATTAGGGATAGGTTTGAACCGTCGAGCTAGTAGCGGTGCCAGTGACCATGTcgtcttctattgacctaagtcagaatgagaaaaaacactccttagcggctgtttaaagttagcggaccattatgaataagggggtaaatatacaaaagtgctataaatacgcgcgaaatataaaacatcgaaacgcaatgctattggttgaagCGCAGTGTGACGTCAGAATCTATCCCAAGAATCtttattgtactaataaatgtatggaCGGTTTTTTCCGAATAGCTaccataccggaagacgcagtatttaCAATTATGTTGTGTAAAATAGCTGTTCAATTAGCTGTATGCTCGGACCAATTATTATACTGGATGGAGTGGAAATCTTCAAATGCGTGCCAattgtttattatgtacatatttgtTGTTTTGGAAGAATAAAATACAGCTGCACATGACattatttcactttttcaaTAGATTTTTAACAAAACCAATGAAATCGCAATGTTTTGACCGACTTGACCGACTCGGTATCACCCAAGCTGCAACTCAAAGCAAGATATAGCTCCGTCCAACGTCCAATCAGTAATTGGTCCGCGGCTGTATGTTTGATATCTCCGCTTCGTTTCTCATTGTCGACGTGATACAGTCTGTTCAGCGAGGTGTGACCGAGTGTTCCCGGCTGGAGCTGGCCCACATGCAGCGCCGCGAGCTGCTAATGTTGGCGCACGAGAGACTCACCGCGATGCTGCAGAGATACCGCGAACAGGTGACGtcactcacacatacacacgcacGCATTCACGCATAACTCATCATTCTTACTGTGGGATACTATGACAAACGAAGATTATCATAGGAGTGTTACAAAGACCTGTTTCCTACCAGTGACCCGCCAACACTACCTTTGCAACATATGCCACAAACTTAAATATCATCACGATCTGTAAGAGAGTGTGGACGTAAAAAGTTGAGATACAGCCTTGCTTCCAGTCATGCAAACTAATATTGGCCAAggtttttatacatttatttttttgaaattaagggacgagacgaccaggacgttcagctgattgtaattaatACATCCTGCCCATCACAAGTAGtaccgatcaggattcttgaaagacccaaaaattctgagcggcaccatgTAAAGGcccatttgcccaataattacACTAGGTACTTCGTCCTTCAAACCGAAAttaaaaataggcgccgttgtggtactcataatctagccggcatcctgtgcagaagGAACCTCCCcctattattatagtataactagctgactcagcaaacgttgtattgtcgatattaaaatctcgatacaaaagtaactgttgatcgtagatgggtgaaaatttgaagttgtatgtattttttaaagctgactcataatcaaacaaattaaaaaaaatgtcaaaaaaattaaaaaaaaaattggcttggaccttaacatttagggggatgaaaaatagatgtacgattctcagacctaaccaatatgcactcaaaatttcatgagaatcggtcacgccgtttcgaaggagtttaactacaaacaccgcgacatgagaattttatatattaggtgagagttttatatattaggtaTACAGATctctatttttcatatttaaaataaagccTATGTTATTCAGTGATAATAAACCTTTTTAATGGTCAATAAACACAAgcatagaataatatattttttactttatctaaAGGAAGATAGATAACGTAGTGTTTCgttaagaaaatttataaaattaggcgttactttgcggaaatccataagtatacaaacgatttaagttttctttagtgttaattccgccaatatttgtttttaaaacaattcgacacgtgtttcgcctctacacgaggcatcctcaagacgtgttgtctcgccagagtctcgtgccagattttggcgagattttaaatcatttgtatagtgtTTCGTTGTCAATTTCAGGAATTATCGGAATTAGAGCAGCTATGCGGCGGTGCGCCGGAGGGTTAGTCCGCCGTAGTGACTCACTGAGAACTAACTTGGATACGACGCGGACGGACGCGTCGGTTGGGAACTGTCCCGATACTTCGGCCGCAGTGAGCGGCCTCTACCGACTTCTAACTCTAACGTTTTTCTTTAGGAATCTGTGATATTAACTCCTAAGCATATGTTGTGTGTTGTGTACTCTTCGAATTGTCCTTCGATACGTGCGTTTGTATTGAACTTGGTGATTTGATTTCGAAGCGTGATACGGCTATgtgattttatttgtttatcgtTTCCGTTTTGATCTGTATTCATTCCTGCAACATGCAAAATAGCTTGGTAGTTATTGGTTAATGAATATTTCAAAAAGACAGCTATGAAAGAGCTTTGAAAGAGAATAAGGTCTTTTTGGGTGTCCTTGAAAACAAGCCAAAATGATCTTTATATCTCTCACTTATTTAGTGTCTTATAGATTTAACAATTAATCTGTGTGTCTTCATAATTTACCTTCTTAGTATAAACTATCTTGAGCCTTGCAGTACTAAATATTATAGTCATGTGAAGTACCATgatgaaaatgttttttaaacatctctgataattattttaataattatcaactctCCTAACTAGGTATAAGCTTATAATAACTGGCATAATATACACTATGtcttattgaaaaatattactgTATTAGTAATAGACTAAATGCGCAAATCTATCTAATGCttgttaacaaaaattattgGAAAACGTGCTTTAGTTTTTACCAAGTTCTCAAGCTAGAAATCTTCCGAATATGAAAGAACTCGAATGAGACACTACCACTGTTACTGTATGTTCTGTTAACAATATACAGGaagtcccaaagttatgggacatgaagggaaagtacctttaatatcgtagatagggtattttactgaatgaagactttatgttatttttaaaagttggtaattctgcattcaaacattttataaaaattacttgcatcgtctgagaatcggaaccgacttaaatgtaaaaaaaaacaaacctacTTTTATTATGCCAATcaaaagaatggccaaaaagtAATAACTCTTcctaagtaacatagtattttaaaagaaaggaacaacgtaaaatgtttgagtcaatTTTCGAGAATgttatttattgccgacgacgacgtCCGAAAAGTAGcgatatctaaaaaaaaaactttgaatgcagcattactaacttttaaaaataacataaagtcttctttcagtaaaataccctatcaacgatatttaaggtactttcccttcatgtcccataactttgggacaccctgtatttatttcaaagt contains the following coding sequences:
- the LOC126971555 gene encoding 1-phosphatidylinositol 4,5-bisphosphate phosphodiesterase classes I and II isoform X2, which encodes MWLHAQTGVYEAEGEDRRLDPFAESMVDGIIAGSLSVSVVSGQLLTDKRCGTFVEVDMYGLPADTVRKKFRTRVVPNNSINPVYGDEPFVFKKVVLPELAMLRVAAHEEGGRLLGHRVLPVPGLRPGLRHVGLRTELGLPLAATLLLHIKVTDYVPDKLSELAEALANPIKYQNEMEKRTYQLSVLTDDAEEMTAPDIPKPAPAVTLTQPQPDSLPPEGSPNKTQPATDCKHNDELPQPLDKTSKAEETETKWNGTNTEISAEDTLNALFNSKVVKDKRSELARKLDALRRKQTRNKPAAKFFVKRISIKNMGDNSVVSEEGNPGVSSGGGEERELRLRYHHQIYAALEKNLRNQHQQQMKALTDLLDSEKKEILNRLANSRKEDVKALAKETIRDKDEILRRKREIHTLSVQRGVTECSRLELAHMQRRELLMLAHERLTAMLQRYREQELSELEQLCGGAPEG